CTGCTTTGGCGATTTTCAGGTACCGCACCCGCGGATGTGGTCGCGGGCGTTTGTTCTTGTACCTCTCGCAGAACTCGCGCCATCGCGGAGAGGCTTGGGTGGAGAGCGATTGGCCACCCTTGCCGCTCTGCACAGACAGAAAGACGAGGTGCAGCATGTCGGACGTTTTTGGTAGAAAAATGCGTGCTTATCGCAAGTTGAAGCATTTGACTCAAATTGAACTGGCGGAACAGCTTGGGGTGAGCGTCGCCATCGTCGGGAGTTTGGAGCGAGGGACTCGCATGCCTACGCCCCAGATGGTCGAGCGCTTGACCGAGGTGCTCAACGTGACGGAGACAGAACTATTCGGTGAGGCGGACAGCGACTTGGATGGTCTGGTGTGACGCTTCTTGCATCAATCCGGGTGATTTCCAGGGGGCGGTCTAGACACTTGGATTGATTGACAATGTGTGGGACCGTCTCTATAATGGCGCATAGACGTTGGCGCCTGCCGGTGCATCGTTGAACGATTGATCGGAGAAGTGGCACATACGCTGTACTGACTGAATGGGGATTCGACTTCACGCATATGTATCTGTTCGACTGGTCTTATAAAGGAGCGGAAGTTTAGATGGCCGAAAAAGAAGTCCTCTTAACACCAGAAGGATTAAAGAAGCTCGAGGATGAACTTGAGCAACTCAAAGGCGTGAAGCGACGCGAAGTGGCTGATCGCATTAAATTAGCAATTAGTTACGGCGACATCAGCGAAAATTCCGAATACGAAGACGCAAAAAATGAACAAGCCTTCGTCGAGGGTCGGATCATGACACTTGAGAAGATGCTGCGCAACGCGCGCATCATCAACGAGGATGAAGTGGATACAGACGTCGTCAGTATCGGCTCCACAGTGACGCTCAAGGACATCGAGTTCGACGAAGATATTCAGTACACCATCGTCGGCTCCGCTGAGGCAGATCCGGCGCAAAACAAGATTTCTAACGAGTCTCCGGTCGGCCGCGCGCTATTGGGCAAGAGTGTTGGTTCGCTTGTCGAAGTGAATGTGCCCGCTGGCGTGATCCAATTTAAAATTCTCGAGATTAAACGATAACGTTTTCAAGATACATGATTCCCGCCCGGACGAGGACTTTCCTCGTCCGTTTACCATTGGAGAGGTGACTATGGAAGAGCAGGACTTGATCCAAACGCGGATCGACAAGATGAATCAGATGTCCGAACATGGGGTAGATCCATTCGGACATCGTTACGACGTCACACATCATGCGGCGGACGTCCTCGAGTTGGCCGCCGATTTGGACAAGGAGCAGTTGGAAGCGGCGAATCACCGCGTGCGTATCGCCGGCCGCTTGATGGTTCGGCGTGGGCACGGCAAGGCGTCGTTCGCCGTCTTGAACGACCGCTCAGGCAGTATCCAAATTTATGCGAAGATCGATGTGCTTGGGGAAGAACAGTATCGTCTGTTCAACCTGCTAGACCTCGGTGATTTCATCGGGGTAGAGGGGACT
Above is a genomic segment from Alicyclobacillus acidoterrestris containing:
- the greA gene encoding transcription elongation factor GreA; the protein is MAEKEVLLTPEGLKKLEDELEQLKGVKRREVADRIKLAISYGDISENSEYEDAKNEQAFVEGRIMTLEKMLRNARIINEDEVDTDVVSIGSTVTLKDIEFDEDIQYTIVGSAEADPAQNKISNESPVGRALLGKSVGSLVEVNVPAGVIQFKILEIKR
- a CDS encoding helix-turn-helix domain-containing protein — protein: MSDVFGRKMRAYRKLKHLTQIELAEQLGVSVAIVGSLERGTRMPTPQMVERLTEVLNVTETELFGEADSDLDGLV